CTAGCACCAATACGTTCCTAATTGCACCGTGGAATGGTTCTCAGAGGAAAGTAAATCGCCATagacttaattaaaataatgtatgcCAGATCCAGCTCGCTGAAGATGAGACATTTGCCATCAAGCGGTGTAAGAAAGTGGCACCTGGTTTGTAGcgaaaaatgaggagaaaatctTTATCCCTCCCAAGGTGAAGTCAGCAGGGGCTGGGAAGCGCCAGGCTTTCCAGCCCGTGGATCAGGAAGCGAGAGGGAGCTTCGCCTTCACCTGCCGATGCCGGAGCGCGACCCGCGGGGGCGGGCGCGCAGGCGGCGGTGCTGCCCGCGGAGTACCCGAGCTCCGCAGTTCAAAGCGCGGAGAGCGGGCTTTACACGGCGAGGCGGAAGAAATCGGGGCAGGGATGCCCTCTACAGAGGCGTTCAGGGAAAACCGTTTGCCTCCGacgagggagggaggagggggaggcagggaaggagggagggagcagccacATTTGTAAACTTTTCCTTGAGGGGAATCCGGTGCCTTTGAAGCTCAGTCTCTGAATGGATTGTTCTTTGCACCTCCAGACTAATACTGTGAGCTAATATTGTACATTTAAATTGTTCTGCTGTTAAAAGCGTGGCAATTGCGCCCAGAAATGAGTGCCTGCCGCTGCCGGGCCGCGGCCTTCGCCTCCCGCGCCGGGGGGGGCTGGCGGCAGCGGGCAGGCTGCGCTCCGGCCCGCGCATCCCCCGCGCCCGCTGAAGGGCGGACGTCAAGCGCTTTGCTAGGTCTCTTCCTTCCCTACCAGCTCAGGAAACGAAAAGGAAAATCGGTTTCTTGGaaaagacagcttttaaaaaaatcaccacaggTTAGAAACTAAAAAGAGTTTATTTGAAGACATACAAATGCATATTTATTATACACATGTAGGCATTAACAATGTAAATTACACCGCCAGCACTTGCTGGTTGTTTATTCATTAGATCTTTAGAAAATCTACATTGCCTGCAGATAGCGGGATGATAATGTGAAATACACAAGCAGTTTACCCAGGCAGCTCCGCCCAGCTCCGCGCAGCTCTGCGCGGGGCCACCAACAGgtccgcggggccgggcggctgcgcgccgcgggcggggagcggcgggccgGGCTCGGGGTGGCCCCGGCCCCCTTCCGCCACCGGGGGGGCTTCTGAAAAGTGGCATTCTGGCTCGACGAGGCATGGACATGGGTTTTACAGGTCGCGGCCCGAGGGACAGCAAACTTCGACGGAAACACTTCTAGCAGCAGAAATGCAGCGCTCCCCTGAATGGCAGAGACATCTCACTCTCAGAGCTCAAAAAACTCTGCCATTCGCAATGTCTTTTATTCCCATGTAAAATTTTTCCTcgccaaaggaggaaaaaaaaaagtcttctctcaAATTCTTTCCTCTTTGGCTGATTAAACGCTGTATGACTACAGTATCACTCgataataaagacagaaaaaaaatataagagaAGAAAGCGCTGCGgggaatttttttctaaagttagATCCAAAGAACCTCTTTCAGGAATGAAATATTAAAGAAGGTTAATATGTTTTTTTGCTGCAGGGCTGAGGGTTGATGGGAAGACGGGAGCTTTGCTGGCGTGGTGAGGGTGGCAGCCGGGGAGCCGAGCCAGGCGGAGGATGTCAACAAATGTAAGGACGCGCTGGGAGCCGCCAGCCCCGGAACAGGCAGCCGGCGCTTCGTCTGTGACTGTCCTGTCGCacccctgccctgtcctgcccttcccctccccgcacGGGCGTGCGGTGCGATGCGCCCAGCCCCGCACCCAGACGCCCCGCGGAGGGGGCGAGCAGCCCTGTTGCTTTTCTGGAGATAGAGGAAGGCGCCGTCCCCATCCCGGCGGCCGCCCACCGTCCCCATCGTGAGCCGGGCCCGGGCTTCGCATGTGTGCGGGCGGTGCCGTCCCgcccggcggcggagcggggcccggggcctggccgggcggcgggggcggggagccCCCGGCTGGGGAATTGTCCTGGCTGTCCCCGGGCAGCGCGGTGGGTGGCGGGCGGCAGGAAAGGAAAGCGCGGAGCCCCGGCGCCCACACACCCTCACCGCCCCGCCGCTGCACGGCGGTGACTTACGGGTCTGTTTGCAAACATGCCCCCTGCCAACAGGGAGAAAAACACAAGCATTCAAAGTTCTGACCCTAATTAAATCCCGGCTCGTTAAAGACTTCGCACAATGGAGGAAAACGTTTCTCTTAAAGTTTGCCTGAGCCTGAATTCCGCAAGCGGTTATTACCTGTGCTTTCAAAGAGGGGAAATAACCGTAACGTGCGCGCCATTATTCTTGTGGatatgcaatttaaaaatcatcGTCAATTGTCATAAAAACCATTTCACAATGTTTGGCTAAGTAATAACATAGTTGTTTAAAGGTGGTTTTGCCCAGCGCCGCAGACATACGATTCAGGGCAGATTTCCATTGCTTATGGATTTTGCACAGCAATTCTGACCGCAGCGGGACCGGGACTCAgccttattttactttttctttctggttttgtacGGAACACCAAGACAAGAGCAGACTGTGGGAGAAAGCGGTGGGCGAGATGAGcatgacttagaaaaaaaaaagctgatgattaaaaataaagtttatgaAACAGACTGATTTGGAAAGAAGAGtcctttaagaaagaaagaaagaaagaaagaaagaaagaaagaaagaaagaaagaaagaaagaaagaaagaaagaaagaaagaaagaaagaaagaaagaaagaaagaaagaaagaaagaaagaaagaaagaaaaagagaaagaaaagagaaagaaagaaagaaagaaagaaagaaagaaagaaagaaagaaagaaagaaagaaagaaagaaagaaagaaagaaagaaagaggaaaatcaagTTTGCTCCACCCAGCTATTAACCAAAACACAATACCTTTTTCTGGGTGGTACTGCACAGAAGTTGATTCAGTTTTGACAATGTTGTTTAGCTATCATTTGCTATTTTGAATGAATGGGAGCAATCCCCCTTTTTACAACAGTTGTTTCCTATTATGGAGAGGTGCAGCAGTTGAGGGCAGACATGTGAAAGTGGCTGTTTGATTCCCTTTTTCATCCCCCTGACCCTGCCTTTGTCCCTCCTCACCCTGGGAATGTCACGCCTCACTACTTCACTTTGAGATGCTCTAGAAAGTGGCTTTGTTATTCCCTTTTAGACATACACGAAATTGTTCTCATTCCCCCTGCTGTAAAAGATACTTCAAATTGGGACTCGGTTCACAAGTGCAATGCAATTTGGCTTAGCTCAACCTTTGTTCTGCTTGTACAAATGACCAAACAGTGCACACATTATACAGTTGATCTACTGCTCCCTTTACACCAGAGTTAGGGGCTGGGAGAAAAGCAAGTTAATCCCTTCAATACTAAGGTGGCATTTTCAATATTTCCTGCAATgcgaaaaaaagaagagagggcaGCTTGAAATGcgacatttatttaaaaaggaagattaaaaagaaaaagtttgcgAGGCCTCCCCTGATACttctccaaataaataaataaacaaaccaacaaatccCAAACGTGTAGATAAATACTCCAGCgcggaagggaagggaagggaagtttACCACAAAGACGGGCTCTCAGGGCAATAACGTCGAGACTCCAGCTGGAACCTGCGCTAATAGCGCAGTACTTAACAAAACGCTCGGGAAGAGGCGCTGAAGCGACGGCTAAGTCCGCAGCCCCGGGCTCACACCTGCGCACCCCGCAGAGGAGCGGGCGGACACAGTCGAGGCGGGGGGGCCCGGGTGCGGGCAAGGAGGGGCGGAAAGCGGGCACCGCGGTGGGCAGGGCTGCGTGCCCGGTGTGCCAGACCCGCGTAACCCTGGCACACCTCGCAGCCGTCAGGGAGGTCCTGGCGGGTTTTGGGCGGACACCTGCGGTGCTGCGCTTACCCGCGTATGGATTTCCCGCCGGCGGCAGGTGGAGCGGAGAGGGAAAAGAGCTCTCCTGGGAAACCGGCTCCGGTCGGGAACTAGGTGCTGTGGGACAGCCCCAGGACGCTGAGCTTGAGGCCCGAGAGCGATGAGACCTGCGCCGCGCCCGCGCCGCGCTCGGCCCCCCTCAGACCCGCTCGTCTCCGCGGCAGAGGCCTTGGAGTTTCCACGAACTTTCGGCGCCGGACTCGTGCCCCTGGGCTCCGCCTGCCCACGGTACGGCCCCACGGACGACACAACCACCCGCGCCCTCGCCCGCAGACGGGGCTCGGCCGGGGCGAGCACGGGGGAGCTCGGGAGACCCAGCGCGTCCCCCTCGGGGCCGCCGGACAGGTCCGCAGCGGCCCCCGGGGAGAGAGAGGAcgggcagtgccagggctgcttcCTCCCTGAATCCGACGGGGATCAGGGCCCACCGTCCCTCCAGCCATGAGGAAGGGAGGGTGTCCTGGGACATAGGGACCGGCCGCCCCCCGagccctccccgccggcggcgcAGCGGGGCCGGGTGCCCGCTCGGGCTGGTGGTGCTCGAAATccccgacggggcgggcgggagcggcgcACAGAGGGAGCCGGCGTTGAGTGGGGCGACAGCGACGAGgagccggcgggcggcggcagggagggggccgggAGCGCCGAGCCCCCCCGGGCACAAAGGGCACTGCAACCCCCGAGCAGGGCTGTTCGCTATCAGGAATACGGGTTTGGGGAGCAGCTCTCAGTCCAGCCTTGACAGGCAGGGGGAGTTTGTTCAGTGCTCATTGCGAAAGGAACAAAATCCTTTTGAAAAGGCGCTAAGTAGTTTCACGCCAAAGTGGCAGATTTGGTGAAGAATGTGGGGTGGGACAAAGCCCCGCCGTTCCCAGAGCGGCCGGAGCGCTTCGGCAAACCGCACCGGGAATTCAAGCCCCCAGAAAAGCGGGAGAGCCCGAATCTCTCCGCTTCCTTCTCCCGCCCGGCCCCCGAGAAGCAAAGAGAAGCAGaaccactacaaaaaaaaaaaaaaaaaaaaaaaaaagagagcgagGCTTAGCCGAAATGCAGCCACAACCAGCAGCCTGGAGTTGACTTTCCAAAACGGGGGAagcttgctcagagcctggcATTGTGTTTCGCAGCCTAGGAAACCCTAAGAAGCTGGtactttccccctcccttctcttttctcccaaCTGGTTTGTAAATATTAACAAGGTTGTGAGCTATTCTCTCACacagagtggatttttttttctttttttttatccttggaAAACTTCTTGGcttccccccacagcccctctcccacTCCTCCCCTCTGCAAAGCTACACACCTGCTTGCAGCCACAAGGATTCAAAATCAATATTGTATTTGTcacttttctgtctccttttcctctctcaacAGCCCTGCTTGCCACTGAAGCGAATTGTGGATTTATGGAGGAAAATTAGCATAAATTATTACCAAATCTGTAAACGTGTGTGGTCTTGCTTGTGGGAAAGGGGGCTATTGCGAACCTTCCATGCAGAAAGGTGGTCCATGATGGGCTCCGTGCACGAGCTGAATGGCTATTGCAAGAAATAGATTTCCATTGGGTTTGCACATTGATATAATTGACTTATGTGTATTTTATACAGTTTTCCCAACACTTCCCCTGAGCTTCTTGTTTGAATTAGGCTTCAGAAACACGTCTATTTGTTTTGGGTTCCTGCACAATGGATTGGGATTCActtgccccctccccccctccctaaTGTTGGCTTTCAAAGTAAAAGGCAAACGCTACAAGTTGCATTTAAATCCTATATTGCCCAAGTCTGTCATCTGTTGCGTGCTTAAGACGAGGTGAAACTTTGGGTATCAATTCCCGGGATGGTTTTGCCTGCCCTACCCCTCCGCTCACACATTCCTttgcactggaaaaagaaaaatcggGCGCCTTGCAGCCATACCTCGTTCGCACTCGGAGTAGCAAATGACAACGGAAGTCGACTTTTCTTTAACTTTACAGCTTGCGGGTTCCCATTTGCGCCAgcggttggtttttttcttttcttcggAAAGAAACGGTACTggcaaaaagaggaagaaaagaatttgtCAGCCTGTGAATTTTATTTACTCCCGTACTGTTTCTGAGCTCTCTTTTTGACAGGCATCCCAGCAGCGAACTTGGGCTGAGAGACAAAACTCGAACTGAGGAGTGTCAGAAGTTGGGGAGGGGAGGTCGGAGGTGTCTATTAAAGCCAGATATTTGGGGGCTCTCAATACGAAAATAGAAGCCTTCTGCCCGGTGTCCAGGGGACGCCGGGAGGAATCTGTCCTCATTTCAGAGTATTGCCTTTCCTACCCTCTAACAAACATCCATCGGCTCATCACCTcttacccgcccccccccccaaaaaaaaaaagtctggaggGTGCCTTCCTGCCCTGCCCACGGCACGGAGCACCTCGGAGCCGGTTAACTGAGCAAGGCAGCTCCGGGGCTCTGAACCGCACCGGCACCCCCGGGGGTTCTCTGCAAGGGGGGGTGACATGCGGCAGGTCTCCCCCCAAAAGGGCTCGTTAGCTCGGCAACGCGGGGCCGAGGTCGGCTTCTCGGATTCCTAGAAACACAATTATTTGCCCATTATTCTCTAAACGACATCCTGCCCCGAGAGAGGGGGATTAGATGGGACCGAGGGCAGGCGGGTTGGAAGGAGGGGAACGCAGTTTAACACACACGACGTCGGAGGTAGCTGCAGTGTGAAATGCGTTTTCAAGCTGCTGCCAGGTTTCAGGGAGCCCTGCTTGATGAGGACTGTCCCTCCGAGAAGCCTCCACCGCGCCGGCAGAGCCCGCGCTGCACAGGCAGCCGGCACGGcgctccctcccccaccccagctaTTTTTGCTGAATTAAGAAGGTGACATTATTCTTTCCTTCAAGTACTTCTGTTAATATTGAAAAACGTGCGCTTGCATTTCAAGCGGGAGCGCTCAGCCTCAGCAGCCATTTCAATATTAATGAAATTGTTTAATCTCCTAAATTCATCGTGTTTAAGTTACGTTTTGGTGAGTTATTGACCGACTCCGAAAATATTGTTAATGGAGTGGATGTGTATTCACCACAAAGGCTCTTCCTTCCAGGACTTGCAGCTCCCGAGACAATCTTTTATTCTGGCTCTAGGGTGACAGGATGCACCGCAGTCTCGGGAATACACATCATCCAAACTTCCCTCCTATGCCAGGGCGAGCCTGGGACCTTCCGGCCCTGATCCTCCCCCCCGGGACACACGGCTGGCAGTGGGGCTGCTCGCCTGGGCTGCGGCTCCAGGATCGGGCCTTGGTTCCCGGGGAGGAGGCAGCACAGTGGAGCAGAGAGCCGCAACTCGGGTCTTGCGCATCCTGCCTGCTCCCACACACGCACAAGTGCGCAGCGAGAGGCACGCAGGCACGCCAACGGCCTGAGACACAGCACGGAAATCCCGCGGAAAGCGTCAGGTTGACGACATTTAGCACACGGACCGGTTACCCCAAACCGGCTCTGCGGGACCCACCTCACCCCGAGCCCGGccggcccgccgcggcccccggccccgggagcggGATAGCGGCACGGAGGGCAGCTCGGCACCGAGCACACCGGGGCCGGACCAGGAGTCCGGCCGCTGCGGTATATTTTAAGGCGAGTCCCATGGCTTTGCGCCAACAGCTCCGCGGAACTAGAGCAACGgtgctgcctgggctgggggggtgcgggggagggaaggaaacttCCCGGCGAGGCTACGGAGGTGTCCCGGTCTTTTCTCTCCTCGAAAGAACCTTCGCTCGAGGAGAGCGGATTTGGCAAAGAGAAAGTCTCTCGTTACAGGAAAAAAGGCTCGCCTTAAGTTAGCCAACAATACAAATCAGATAACAATGCAGAACAAACAGAATACCACAGCCAAGCAATTTCCATGTCAAACATCCCACTGCTCAGTACCTCCATTTGTAAGTGTGAATTGCAGACTAAGCTTCCTGCAAAGTCCACAGAGAGGTTAGTGCataccttcccccccacccccagccaccgGGTACCATCGCACTGCAATTCCGCTGGCGGAGCCTTTTCACCCCTCGCCTTGTCTTCAAATGGAAATGATTCCCATTGGCCCAAGGTGTCCATGTAAATAGGTGTAAATGAAACCAGATTATGCCTTtctctccagccccctcctccctgctcccctccccctgctcccaagGCGATTGTCATATGATAGCAAAGAAGTGGCACATTAATGAAGCGCCTCTACAGGGGTCTTTTCTGCTCATGTCACCACATAAAACTATCAGATGGTTAGAGGAAGGACATGGAGGCAACTACTTAGCTCATCGCGGCTGCAGAGAAGCAAACAAACCTCTGCTACAGCCCAGCTGCCGGTGGTGTAAAAGAAGCTGATTCAGCCcgcggaggagaagggaggggtgtACAAGAGGATTCCCAAAACCAAGCCAGCTCGCTGCCTCCTTAGGACTAAACCGGAGCAGAGTGGCCGGGAAAGGAACGAGAGACACGCCGGAGGAGCGGGGTGGGAAAGAGCCCGGACTCCCAGCTGCGTCCCGGATGCGGACTGTCAACTTCCAGCAACTTTAAGGTGGGCATACGCAGGGCTGGCACAGAGTGGGGTGGGAGATGAGaggagaggtgaggaggaggtgggatgggggggggggtccccttctcctcctcgcCAAGAACAGAAGGCAGAGCTACCATTAAGAGTAACTTTACGGGCGCGGGCTGCTGCGGGGAGGCCAGGCTGAGGGAGGCCGGAGCTGGGAGAAAGGCACAGCGCTTTTCCCCCGTCGGCGACGCAGAGCTCCGGGTCGGTTTCCCCTGcccccatcccgctccccccGAGGGCTGAGGTCCGCCGTGCCCCTTCCTCGTGCCCTTCTTTCTCCGGCCCGGCCCCACACCCACCCGCTGCCGGGTGTCGGTGCAAATCCTCTCGGActcacccctctccccccacccccgaccccctCCTTGTCGCTGCCCTTCTGCAGATCTCCGCGGGTCCCCTAGCGAAGATGCCTCGCCCGGGCAGAAACACTTACAGTGATCAGAAGCCCCCCTACTCCTACATCTCGCTGACCGCCATGGCGATCCAGAGCTCCCCGGAGAAGATGCTGCCCCTGAGCGAGATCTACAAGTTCATCATGGACCGCTTTCCCTACTATCGGGAGAACACGCAGCGTTGGCAGAACTCCCTCCGCCACAACCTCTCCTTCAACGACTGCTTCATCAAGATCCCGCGCCGCCCCGACCAGCCGGGCAAGGGCAGCTTCTGGGCGCTGCACCCCAGCTGCGGGGACATGTTCGAGAACGGCAGCTTCCTGCGCCGCCGCAAGCGCTTCAAGGTGGTCAAGTCGGACCACCTGGCCCCCAGCAAACCGGCGGACGCGGCGCAGTACCTGCAGCAGCAGGCGAAGCTGCGGCTCAGCGCCCTGGCGGCCACCGGCACCCACCTGCCCCAGATGTCCACCTACAACCTCGGCGTGTCCCAGCCCTCCAGCTTCAAGCACCCCTTCGCCATCGAGAACATCATCGCCAGAGAGTACAAGATGCCCGGCGGCCTCGCCTTTTCCACCATGCAGCCCATGCCGGCCGCCTACCCCCTCCCCAACCAGTTGACTACGGTGGGCAGCTCCATTGGCACGGGCTGGCCCCACATGTACGGCTCCGGCATGATCGACACCGCCACCCCCATCTCTATGGCCAGCAGCGAGTACGGCGCCTACGGCGTGCCCATTAAGCCGCTCTGCCACGGGGGACAGACTTTGCCggccatccccgtccccatcaaGCCTACCCCCGCCGCGGtgccggccctgcccgccctgcccgcgCCCATCCCCACCATCCTCTCGAACTCGCCgccctccctcagccccacgtcctCGCAGACGGCCACCAGCCAAAGCAGCCCGGCCACCCCCAGCGAGACTCTCACCAGCCCGGCGCCCGCCCTGCACTCCGTGGCAGTGCACTGACCCGGGCCGCCCGCTCGGACTCCGCCGTGCCCTCTCTCCCAAAGTTTCCTCGgagctctcctccctcctcttctctccctcctcccgcttctttcctccctcctctcttctcttttcctcgaAAGCAGAGACAACTGCACAATCCCCGCGGGATGCCGAGGTGTGCCGTTCGGGTGAGCTGCCGTTCTGCCTCGCCCCGTCAGCCCTGCCCTCCTTCGCGCCCCGGCTTCTTTCCCGGTTCTGAACTTCGTTTTCCGCTCTCCCGAAGCAAAACGAACCGAACCGAcccgacccggcccggcccgcccccctccccgcccggtaGGAACTGCCATACGCATCACTAGTTTTCCAAAAGTACTTCAGGCATCTTCGGTTTGCCGGGGACTGGGCAAGCCCGGCCCGGCGAtgcctctttccctccctttgtCTGGGGAAGAGCAGGGGTTTATGCAGGACCGATCTTTAGAACCATAAACGGTGTGAAATGGCTGCAGCCTCACTGCATGAGAGCAGCGGCGTTTCCAGCCTCCGAGCAGCGAACGCTTGGATCTTGGAAACGCCGGAAAGTGCTCGTGTCCTTTGTGTGGGTGCGTGTCCGCCCCTGCGTGTCCCGCTGCCACGCAAAGGGCAGGACTGCCGCGGGAGGAG
The sequence above is drawn from the Rissa tridactyla isolate bRisTri1 chromosome 9, bRisTri1.patW.cur.20221130, whole genome shotgun sequence genome and encodes:
- the FOXB1 gene encoding forkhead box protein B1; the protein is MPRPGRNTYSDQKPPYSYISLTAMAIQSSPEKMLPLSEIYKFIMDRFPYYRENTQRWQNSLRHNLSFNDCFIKIPRRPDQPGKGSFWALHPSCGDMFENGSFLRRRKRFKVVKSDHLAPSKPADAAQYLQQQAKLRLSALAATGTHLPQMSTYNLGVSQPSSFKHPFAIENIIAREYKMPGGLAFSTMQPMPAAYPLPNQLTTVGSSIGTGWPHMYGSGMIDTATPISMASSEYGAYGVPIKPLCHGGQTLPAIPVPIKPTPAAVPALPALPAPIPTILSNSPPSLSPTSSQTATSQSSPATPSETLTSPAPALHSVAVH